A genomic region of Salinibacter pepae contains the following coding sequences:
- a CDS encoding FG-GAP repeat protein → MLRPRLLMCLGLLLGLGPLEGHAQIEALPRPDTLQSASFGVSVAIDDSIAVVGASGASVCGDNAGAVFVYERQPGPLVTSWALAARLVPTPCRADAFFGADVALSGARVLVSASSENFVGEGENAAYVFERSADSTWQQTARLTGAPDRREGLFAAGVALDGDRAAVSTSGNPNRNDPERAYGGAVYVFEHDPDTNAWARTARLPSDDRSASGIIGGDVALDGRYLAVAASTFFEREPGSAYVFRHDPSTDRWREDAHLKNIDAFFISLDLHGSTLLVGEGRARDDGSGAATVYTRGDTSWQQATTLRPSIPYESGSFGATVALHDGRALITGYDEQLGNEINIDRVVYVFRRRPEGAWRERTVLDIGSVDFGASLALNGAVTLVGTVAEDESGTAHIARIP, encoded by the coding sequence ATGCTCCGCCCCCGCCTCCTCATGTGTCTCGGTCTCCTCCTCGGGCTCGGCCCGCTGGAGGGACACGCCCAAATCGAGGCCCTGCCCCGCCCCGACACGCTGCAGTCCGCCTCCTTCGGCGTGTCCGTCGCCATCGACGACTCGATTGCCGTCGTCGGCGCCAGCGGGGCGTCGGTGTGCGGCGACAACGCCGGGGCCGTGTTCGTCTACGAGCGGCAGCCGGGCCCCCTCGTCACCTCGTGGGCGCTTGCGGCCCGCCTCGTCCCGACGCCCTGTCGCGCAGACGCCTTCTTCGGGGCCGACGTGGCCCTCAGCGGCGCGCGGGTCCTGGTGAGCGCCTCCAGCGAGAACTTCGTCGGGGAGGGAGAAAACGCGGCGTACGTGTTTGAGCGCTCGGCGGACAGCACCTGGCAGCAGACGGCCCGCCTCACCGGGGCCCCGGACCGGCGCGAGGGGCTCTTCGCGGCGGGCGTGGCGCTCGACGGCGACCGGGCGGCCGTGAGCACCTCCGGCAACCCCAACCGGAACGACCCCGAACGGGCGTACGGCGGGGCCGTCTACGTCTTCGAACACGACCCCGACACCAACGCCTGGGCCCGAACGGCACGGCTCCCGTCCGATGATCGTTCGGCCTCGGGAATCATCGGGGGGGACGTGGCCCTCGACGGGCGCTACCTGGCCGTGGCGGCCTCCACCTTTTTTGAGCGGGAACCGGGCTCCGCCTACGTCTTCCGACACGACCCGTCGACCGACCGCTGGCGCGAAGACGCCCACCTGAAGAACATCGACGCCTTCTTCATCTCCCTCGACCTGCACGGCTCGACGCTGCTCGTGGGGGAGGGCCGGGCCCGCGACGACGGCTCCGGCGCCGCCACCGTCTACACCCGCGGCGACACGTCCTGGCAACAAGCGACCACCCTCCGCCCCTCCATCCCCTACGAGTCCGGCTCGTTCGGGGCCACCGTGGCCCTTCACGACGGACGGGCACTCATCACCGGATACGATGAGCAGCTCGGCAACGAGATCAACATCGACCGCGTGGTCTACGTCTTTCGCCGGCGGCCCGAGGGGGCATGGCGCGAGCGCACGGTCCTCGACATCGGGTCCGTCGACTTCGGCGCGTCCCTCGCCCTAAACGGGGCGGTCACCCTCGTGGGCACCGTCGCCGAGGACGAGTCGGGCACCGCCCACATCGCCCGGATTCCGTAG